Below is a genomic region from candidate division KSB1 bacterium.
GCAAAGCTTTGCATCGCCATCTCACTGGGCAAACGCCGCAGTTTCGCGAAGCGCAGTTTGATCGTATTCTTTCTGCTGCTGCTAAGCAGGTCACTCGCGCGACTCTCGATTTTCTATTGGAAAACTGGCAGCGGTCCGCAGTATGTGTTGTCTCGAGCCGCGAAAAACTCGCTCAGGCCAATCGCCAACTGAAAAAAGGTAAATTGAGCATTCGAGATTTATTGAATTCAAGCCATAAGGATCAGGGCTAAAAAGAAACATATAAACCTCTGATGCCATTTGCCATAGAAATATCGAATTGCGCTCAATACATGAGCCGAAATTGATCCAATTCAATTGAGCTTTGCCAATAAGCTCCTGAACTGGTGAGCTTTGGCTTTGCGGCCATTTCTGTCTAAAAATGATCATCGATCAGAACATGGTTATCCGAGCCAAGTGCTCCATTCAGCCCAATAACGGAGGAAGCAGCGATGAGCATCGAATTCATGGATGCAGTCAAATTGCTATTAGCCATTCTATCTGGCGCGCTCATCGGGGCGGAGCGGGAGTATCGCGATAAAACCGCTGGGTTTCGAACGCTGATTTTCATTTGCGTCGGTGCTACGCTATTCACCATGTTCTCTTTGAAAATTGGTGGGGAAAATGATCCTCGGATCGCTGCCAACATCGTGAGTGGCATCGGATTTTTGGGAGCTGGCGTGATCCTGCGAGAGAAAGGTCGCGTCCTTGGTCTGACAACAGCAGCGATGATCTGGCTTACAGCCGCCGTCGGAATGGGCATTGGCAGCGGATATTTCTTGCTTTCCGGTTTGACTGTCATTTTTGTGCTTATCATTCTTTTGGTGTTTCCACGGTTCGAACGCATGATCGATTTGGCCCGCGAAACACGCTCATATGAGATCGTTTGTGCTTTGAGATCTGAAAAAGCCACCGACCTGCAACAACTATTTCAGCGCAACAAGCTAACCGTTCGCAGCTTCAAGCAGGAGAAATCCGGGGATAAAATGACCTGCACGGTGGTGGTTGTCGGTTCGCCTCGCAATCATGAACAAGCTCGTCAGAAACTTTTACAAGATCCAGAAGTGCAATCGTTCACTTTTTGATGCATCACATGAGGCTTAAAATTCCCACGGAGGAAAAACAAGGATGTCTTTCGCAAAGCGATGCTTCTTTGCTTTCTCCTTTGGTTCATTGCTACTGATCTATTGTTCTTCCCCTCTCAAAAAACAAGTCGACTCCCTTTTCTCGATTTACGCGGGCAAAAATGTGCCCGGCGCCGCCTTGCTCATCATCAAAGATGGAAAACCCTTACTGAAAAAATGCTACGGCATGGCAGATGTAGAACGGCAGATCCCAGTTACGGAACAAACCAATTTTCGGCTTGCCTCGGTGACCAAGCAGTTCACTGCGATGTGTATCATGATGCTTGAAGAACGGGGCAAACTTTCCTATGACCAGCCTTTAACGGATATCTTCCCAAATTTCCCTGAATACGGTCGAAAGATCACCATCAGACACCTGTTAAACCACACCTCAGGGTTAATCGATTACGAGTCACTCATTCCGGATACGGCGACGAGCCAGGTCCTCGATAAAGATGTGCTTCAAATGATGATGTCCCAGGACTCGACCTATTTCCCTCCAGGAAGTCAATATCGCTACAGCAACTCAGGTTATGCAGTGTTGGCGATCATCGTGGAGCAGGTCAGCGGCCAACGGTTCGCTCAATTTTTGAAAGAAAATATCTTTGAGCCGCTCGGCATGAACACGACTGTGGCTTTCGAGCAGGGCGTTTCAGAGGTAAGTCATCGGGCTTACGGATATGCCAATGAAGATGGCCAGTTGATTCCCAAGGATCAGAGTCTGACAAGCGCCGTATTAGGAGACGGTGGAATTTATTCATCGATCGAAGATTTATTTAAATGGGATCAAGCGTTGTACACCGAGCGGCTGGTGCGGACTGAGACGCTCCACCAGGCATTTACCCCAGGCGTATTAAATGACGGGACGAAGCTCGATTATGGGTTCGGCTGGAGAATCGACTCCTATCGAGGTGTGATGCGCCAACATCATACTGGTCAGAGCTGCGGATTTGCGACCATTATCC
It encodes:
- a CDS encoding beta-lactamase family protein, which produces MSFAKRCFFAFSFGSLLLIYCSSPLKKQVDSLFSIYAGKNVPGAALLIIKDGKPLLKKCYGMADVERQIPVTEQTNFRLASVTKQFTAMCIMMLEERGKLSYDQPLTDIFPNFPEYGRKITIRHLLNHTSGLIDYESLIPDTATSQVLDKDVLQMMMSQDSTYFPPGSQYRYSNSGYAVLAIIVEQVSGQRFAQFLKENIFEPLGMNTTVAFEQGVSEVSHRAYGYANEDGQLIPKDQSLTSAVLGDGGIYSSIEDLFKWDQALYTERLVRTETLHQAFTPGVLNDGTKLDYGFGWRIDSYRGVMRQHHTGQSCGFATIIQRYPEQNFSIIILTNRNEPMLNQTADQLADWFLFGR
- a CDS encoding MgtC/SapB family protein, producing the protein MSIEFMDAVKLLLAILSGALIGAEREYRDKTAGFRTLIFICVGATLFTMFSLKIGGENDPRIAANIVSGIGFLGAGVILREKGRVLGLTTAAMIWLTAAVGMGIGSGYFLLSGLTVIFVLIILLVFPRFERMIDLARETRSYEIVCALRSEKATDLQQLFQRNKLTVRSFKQEKSGDKMTCTVVVVGSPRNHEQARQKLLQDPEVQSFTF